The following proteins are co-located in the Verrucomicrobiota bacterium genome:
- a CDS encoding DUF374 domain-containing protein, giving the protein MEASSRTRRAETGAPHRLTMRKRAAAFAIFVLIRLVGMTLRVRIDDPSGILDRHGGETLIFCVWHNRLALCMELYRRLFIPRRRGRQLAAMVSASKDGAMMARLLEWFGVVSARGSSSRRGPQAMLELKSSAEAGLDLALTPDGPRGPRYRAQTGAVALGQITGLPILPVSYELGWKICLRSWDRFQIPLPFSNCTIRVEEPVRVARDATEAAREEKRVELEEKLNRITRD; this is encoded by the coding sequence ATGGAGGCTTCCTCGAGGACGCGAAGGGCGGAGACCGGGGCGCCGCATCGTTTGACGATGAGGAAGCGCGCGGCGGCCTTTGCGATCTTCGTCTTGATTCGATTGGTCGGGATGACGTTGAGGGTGAGGATTGATGATCCTTCAGGGATTCTGGATCGACACGGGGGAGAGACGTTGATTTTTTGCGTTTGGCACAATCGGCTGGCCTTGTGCATGGAGTTGTACCGGCGATTGTTCATTCCTCGGCGCAGGGGGCGCCAGCTTGCCGCCATGGTGAGCGCCAGCAAAGACGGAGCGATGATGGCGCGGCTTTTGGAATGGTTCGGCGTGGTTTCAGCGCGAGGCTCCTCGAGCCGAAGAGGACCCCAGGCCATGTTGGAATTGAAGTCCAGCGCGGAGGCGGGACTCGACCTGGCGCTGACGCCTGATGGCCCGCGGGGTCCGCGCTATCGGGCGCAAACTGGCGCGGTAGCCTTGGGCCAGATCACGGGGCTGCCCATCCTGCCTGTCTCCTACGAGCTTGGCTGGAAAATATGTTTAAGAAGCTGGGATCGCTTTCAGATACCCCTGCCTTTTTCCAACTGTACCATCAGGGTGGAGGAACCGGTGCGGGTGGCACGGGACGCGACCGAAGCTGCGCGCGAGGAAAAGAGGGTGGAATTGGAAGAGAAGCTGAATCGAATCACGCGGGATTAG
- the ruvA gene encoding Holliday junction branch migration protein RuvA, whose protein sequence is MITFLKGTLVDSIPTQVTVDVAGVGYELLIPLSSFDRLPAPGQPVRILTHLSIREDAHQLYGFMTESERHLFRLLIHTVSGIGPKIALNILSGMNVVAFRGAVAKGDVKSLSQISGVGKKTAERMVVELRDKIGEAGAWEASSEARSAGPEAQKTSDAVSALVALGLKQAEAHEAVKAALAMLGSSATVEQLVRACLKKSA, encoded by the coding sequence ATGATCACGTTTCTCAAGGGCACTTTGGTTGATTCCATCCCCACGCAGGTGACGGTGGACGTCGCGGGCGTGGGCTACGAGCTGCTGATCCCGTTGTCCTCCTTTGACCGGTTGCCCGCTCCGGGTCAGCCGGTGCGCATCCTCACGCATCTCTCGATTCGGGAGGACGCGCATCAGCTCTATGGGTTCATGACGGAGTCGGAGCGACATCTTTTCCGCCTCTTGATCCACACCGTGAGCGGCATTGGGCCGAAAATCGCTCTGAATATTCTGAGCGGCATGAATGTGGTGGCGTTTCGGGGCGCGGTGGCCAAAGGCGACGTGAAGTCTCTTTCGCAAATTTCCGGCGTGGGCAAAAAGACCGCCGAGCGGATGGTTGTGGAATTGAGGGATAAGATTGGCGAGGCCGGGGCTTGGGAAGCTTCGAGTGAGGCGCGATCCGCCGGGCCGGAAGCGCAGAAGACGTCCGATGCGGTGTCGGCGCTGGTGGCATTGGGATTGAAGCAGGCTGAGGCGCACGAGGCTGTGAAGGCGGCCCTCGCCATGCTCGGGTCCTCCGCGACCGTGGAGCAGTTGGTCCGCGCGTGTTTGAAGAAGAGCGCGTGA
- the ruvC gene encoding crossover junction endodeoxyribonuclease RuvC has translation MGVSLKQFAEMQARVSGRCPPGRAKAGNDGSVAMVASTVSGAVLLGLDPSLRGTGFGVVRVARQGCTWMAHGVVRCDRGWKRSRCLAKIHEEISSAIRAHHPTVCVVEGLYFAQNHQTTLIMGEARGASLAAAACAGLEIFEIAPRRLKQAIVGYGAAGKPAVARMVQRMLALAEPPESDAADALALALVFAQEQRRHGLAPPKNL, from the coding sequence ATGGGTGTATCCTTGAAGCAATTTGCCGAGATGCAGGCACGGGTTTCGGGCCGGTGCCCGCCGGGTCGGGCGAAGGCGGGGAATGATGGATCGGTCGCGATGGTGGCGAGCACGGTGAGCGGAGCGGTGTTGTTGGGATTGGATCCTTCCTTGCGTGGCACAGGCTTTGGGGTCGTGCGGGTGGCCAGGCAGGGATGCACATGGATGGCTCATGGGGTGGTACGGTGTGACCGCGGCTGGAAGCGATCGCGCTGTCTAGCGAAGATTCACGAGGAGATCAGCAGCGCGATAAGAGCGCATCATCCGACCGTGTGTGTGGTGGAAGGGTTGTATTTCGCGCAGAATCATCAGACCACCTTGATCATGGGCGAGGCTCGCGGCGCGTCTCTCGCGGCAGCGGCTTGCGCCGGCCTGGAGATTTTTGAGATCGCCCCGCGCCGATTGAAGCAGGCGATCGTGGGTTACGGGGCAGCCGGCAAGCCCGCCGTGGCGCGGATGGTGCAACGCATGCTGGCATTGGCCGAGCCACCCGAGAGTGATGCGGCGGACGCGCTGGCCCTGGCGCTGGTCTTCGCGCAAGAGCAGCGGCGGCACGGATTGGCGCCCCCCAAGAACTTGTAG